The sequence cacctCCATTCGAAGCAGCTTCTACTGTACTATTAGCTTCACCAGTAGGGCGACATTCGACATGTTTAGAGGCAGAACACCTTCGctgctcttcccatccccacagATGTGCGCGCgggcgaacgcgcattctgCAAGGAGCTCACAGCtactgcggctcgcttcatcacTGCTGGAAGGCTCAAGGACATACATACTAATTTCCCAGCCCAAACAGCCAGTTTACTAACCGaacgtgaccacctacgccaggtcgaacccggggatccccgcataagggatcccaattcggagatccggcaGCTGGTAAATTAACACAAGTGgaccaaatgggttgagcacctgaagacctgtaACTTCAGGGTGGGtttgagtaagctctggtccaccgtaaggtccttgtcgaacccgacgaggcacaacgacaaggtggacaTCAGCTTCAACGGTtacacttcgtcggacccgaagagatgtgcgagctattttagccggctatTCACACTGCATCCTCCCGTCGAAAGATACAAACGTCGTGCCACCATATGGCTGCACAAACTAACGaacaacagtgcgccacttactttctcttgtgatgaggttcagggggtcATCAACAAAACCAAATCATAAGACATTGCACCTGACGGACTAAATATGCTGATGCTGAAACACCTGGGTTCATTGAGAGTAGGGTTTCTCACAAGGGCTTTCAATCTGTCCTCGGCCATTCTCAatatccctgacaagtggaaagcagggagaatGGTCCCACTACTCAAACCTGGggaacccgccaaccaaggagaatcttatcggccgataactcttcTTTCCCCAGTTATGAGGACACGTAAGGCCCTCGTACTctcactcttcacgaaacacctggccccagccacACATCAGCATGGCTTCCGACGAGTACACAGTATCACTACAGCATTCACCGTCACAAACGCCCAGATAAAAcacgggcttaaccaaaaccgcccctgcgggaggactgtcctagtagcgttggacttgaagAAAGATTTCGATactgtcagccattccacgttactagatgacattttacagtcggcACTCGCTGtcgctgaagaggtggtccgccacTCGTCAGTGACTTTTAGAGACCATACATCCaaacagaggaagataaagcaagGTGATCCGCAGGGTaatgtcctttcacccttgatGTTCAACTTCTATATATCGAAGCTCCCCCAGCAACCATatggagtctccctggtctcatacgctgacgactgcacgaaaATGACGTCGGGCagtgacattgatggcctgtgcgccaaggtaaacgactacctcgcctacTTTTCTCGCTTCTTCTGGTCActtggaactagtgacacgcagtggataaagcttcagacttaccaaaacactgctattcggacagcgacgggttgAATCCTGATGTCACcgcttcaacaccttcacaacgaggtaCAGATGCTCCCAGcaaaggagcataacaaactgctcagcaaacagtttctgcCAGATCTGTCtcctaggcacgtcaggaggcacCTCTTCAATTACGccaacgagatccaggacaaaacggaccgacaactactggaccggacattgtttagacagacaataaacgacattcatcggcagacacttaccaccttcttaagctccagACCCCCGAAtgcctacagcagatgaagaactCCAGCTCCCCCGTGAGACCCGCCTACCTACACGAAGACaaccggtgatttacactacatTGACAGGGCTTattattgctgctacaacaacaaggaACGTTGTTCAAAAGTAGTTGTTGCGCCAGAAAATATCAATGCTGTATGCGATATTATCAAGATTGTCATGCCACGTGCCGTGAGGTTGAGGCATCCTTGGGCATCAGTATGACGATCATCAATAAGGTTTTGCATGATCATTTTGTGGTAAAGCAGGTGTGTTCGCGTTGGCTCcgatacaatttaaaaaacgcgACTGGACAAAGTGcgtcgaaaatttattcaaacgaatgcaaaaGTGTGTTGATCGTCGTgaagaatgtttttgttttgaacaatAAAACCGTTTGTAACTGCCTAACCGCATTCTTAGGCCACGCCTATAAATAGCAAGCCTCGTAACACTCCAATCACATTTACGAAATATTTgtagggaatatttatgctgtgacaaaagcaaaaacattaGGATTTATACACAGGTCCGGCCCAactatgaatatattttttaaagtatacaTCATTTAAATTTCGGTggttacgtacattcgactttcgattatgtttttttatgttggtacactcgtctcgaagagcGGCTTCAGCAATGTAGCTTGTTTAGTTTGCTTGTGTATTCGGCGATATTCTGCTATcgactcttggctctcctggtcTCTTCCATCGGGACGATTGGCTTTGGCTTCTCTGTCttaaccatatacccatgattcgtcaccagttatgacccttttaagcaaatctggatcatcgttttcaaattttccgaaaagattgcatggtaTGAGCCAACCAATATGCCGCCATCCTCAGCAACTGTGATGCGACAATTCACCATAAcaactttctcaacattttcatcggctATTGATGTGCTGGGGGTCCaaagcgagcgtcgtcattaacattttctcgaccttctgttaaaagcttgtaccacttgtaaacatttttttgactcagagtccAAGTGCTTTTGAGCTTCTAACTCTATTTTTTggtgcaacttctttgatccattgtttttttttttgtcacttgCCACATTTGTGccactcacaaacaaactaaacatgctacATTGCTAAAatcgtgaacatatcttcgagacgagtgtaccaacataaaaaataagaatcgacagtcgaatgtacgtagcccgcgaaatttgaaaatttaccttatgttttgaacacacctcgtatgtatgtaaataaatatgtacatatgtatatctcaaCTGGGCATTGAACGacgatatttttgtgaaaaaatcttttgtttCAAAGAGTTGTGTCAGTGTCTGTAGGGAAACAATTACAATatctaatttatataaatttcgtATATACAATAGGGATCAAACCAACCAGCTTTGACTTACTATCATTCGCTAATATACTTAATGTCGCAGTCTTGAGAGAAAATCGCCAGATATGTGGAGCACCTAGTGCTTACATAGTTTTTGTTCTTATATACTCACAGCGTTGTCATCACGCCAAAACGAGTTAAGCTCTACTGCACTTacttttagcatttttattCACTGTATTCCAGTTAAACTAATGTCAATATATGCAGTAATATATATGTTCAAATTAGTACAGACTAttcttatacatatacacaaaatttataaaaagaaagaattaaaaaaacgagCGTGAGGTATGTAACTTAAATCAAATGTTTCAATTGACCATTGTAGtttaatgctgttttttttttttcttactacgtaatacgtacatacatttacttattcatatttttattttgttaattgaTATTCATGGCTGCTAATACATATTAACCGAATGTGAACCGAAATGAATAGCAGAATTAATTTTTCGCTGCACTTGCTGGATTAGTGGTTGCTGGACCAGTCGCTCCAGCAGCTGCCGCTGGTGACATACAATTTCCATCGGGATACCTTTTTTGAAACTGTGTTATTAATTCTGGATCAACTAACCGAATACCGTCTAATTGATTGCCCAAAGTAATCCAATTCGGTTGCACATTGTGTGGGCGTCCAAATAGTTCAATTTTACGTGTACCTGGGCTGAGGCGTTCAATGATGCCATATATTTCATCAGGCTTATGCGAAGTGGCGCGCACCTCCGCTACAATTACATCACAATCGAGCCCACGATTTAAATTCTTCGGATTGCCCTTCATGCCAACCAGACAATGTTCTTTGCCGTGATTTAACCAATGGCCGGTACGTCCTGTACGTATAATTCGTTGcaattgatttgtttttacCCAGATGAGTTCGTCTACTCTTTCGTAACTTGAGAACAGGAAGAaagaagtttatttaaaaaaatgtatatgactATAACAACCTGGAACTCACCCCCAAAGCTTTAGGCATTCCCGTCCTAATTCCATAGCCCGACCAGTAACCCATAAAAATATAAGCCCATCATCCTGCAGCGCTGGTACGCCCAACTGACGCATCTCATCGTCTGACATTGTACCTATTATTGCATTACAATAAGAAACGcaaaatgtacatatacatatatacatacattatttcattaattacaatttttcactCACCGTAAGGCAATTCCATGTGTATATCCCATGGTGGATCAGCCATTACTACGGCAAATTTTCCTAGGACCGTCATGTCCAGATAACGCAAGTCACACTGTATCCATTGCGGTGGATATAAAGTCACGCTAGGGTCAATGCTTCGTTTAAtacaaagtttagttttaaCATCAACTGGCTTGTTAGTGTTGATATTCGGTATCGTATCAACTTCGTAATGAACATACCTgggaaaaaaagtttataaattggATTAAAATTCTCTGCTTAGTAAACGCTGCACTTACTTGCATGTAGCCATGTGAAAGCAAGTATTTAGGAAACTGCAGTCACCAAGAGATTCGTCGGTATGTGAttgtatgatttttttaaaatgcaatttggTACACGTATCTAACGTCTCTATTGATTCCTCCGATGATTGTTGAGAGTCAGCTTCACCTTCCCTAATATTTTCCGAAACAATTTCGCCATCTTCTGTACCCGAATCAATCGCCTTAGAATCGACTTCTGCCTCCTTTGGGCTGGATTTGCCATTACTATCTGATGTCGAGTTTGCATCGGCCTGAATCGCAGTTTCTTCGATATTATTTACTGCATTTGACTCATCTGTATCTCTACTGGTTTTCCTCGCAACAGCATTTTCTAGTTTGCGGTCTCGTTTCTTTTTCGCAGCCATTTCTGCAGTGGCTTGTTGCGCCTTGAGACATTCAACCTTGGTGCCATGCGGACAAAATTCCATCACTTGAGCGCCACCATGCGATTTGAATTTTTCGGCAACGGAGCGTTCCTTGGCAGTGGGTTTAGTTAGCAACTCCAGTATTTCTTCACCAACTTGTTTACTTTGCTTCTCACGTGTTGATGGCATTGAGAGAAGCGACTATAGATTTGATTTAGAGATTTTGGGTAACATAAAAAAGAGGCATGCAGTTATTATATACAAACCATTATATCATCAGATGCATCCGCTACACTCCCGGCAGTATCTTTGCGCGCAATTGGACCGACATTGACTTCAGTTTTCAACACCTTATTAAGGTTACAGTCCTCGTTCTCATCATCATTTGTATCAACTGTATAATAAATTCATGAGCCAGGGACTTATAGAGTTTTAGTAGACACTTACATTTACGTTTTAACTCTTCTTTCATACCCACATAGCCATCGTTAACTAATTCTTTATATAAATCTAACACTATATTATTTTCTACTGAAATTACTTCGCAGCCCACATCTTTTCCAATTGTCACACTCTTAATGTTAATAGCGCCTTGTTCGGCTAATTTGTTCAGAGTGTAATTGATTACTTGCTGTGCAGGTGTTTTATCCAAAAATATTgcaactttttctattaattgtGTGGAAATAATGGGAAGCACAAGTGTGGTGGAAGAGAGAGCCTGCAAAACCGCCTTCTCAGCTTCAGCATCTGCCTCTGAGTGAATGAAGATTAGTAGTTACGTACTCCACTAATGTAAATTTTTGCTTCATACCTAATTCTATTGGTGGGTTAGATGAATCCTTAGCTGTATCAACGACGCTATTTGGCGACGAAGACAGCAAGCCGGCACGTTCTTTCTTTCGTTTTTCCAACTTTTCTCGCAGTGTATTACGTTTGGTCTTTACTGCTTTGATTTCATCCCATGCATCTGCCATCGTACAACCGAAACACAACACAAAAAcctcttttaaaaatatgaaatagtcACCTAGCAGCTAAATGTTTATGAATtgacaaaaatataaactgcTAGATGTGTAGAAAGAAAACAATTGATGCAGATCGGTTTCTTCTTCTGCAAATTTGAGTATTCACAGTATgcgtaattattttcttttagacaagaagaagaaaagagacacaataacaaaaatgtatgtttttttgctcttttccgatgaaagcatcaagcccatttacaaaaacaaaaaacacaaaataagaaTTGCAAAGGGCAAGGAATTACTTAATTGGCTAAAGTCTTGTGCGcgaaaagtacagaaaagttGACAACGCAATGTTTGGTTTTAATCCAAAGGATTACGATTTGAAAGTGGAACTGTCACGTTGCTTCAATGGCATTGGCACAGTGTACCTGGCACAGTATTTACCCAACGGACAACATATCGCCGTTAAGAAGTATCGCATGGATAAGGCCACCAAAGAAGAGAGCTTACTGGTCCGTGATGAGCTACTTATCATGCGTCAGTTCAATCATCCCAACATACACACATTCTATACCTCATTTGTATATGGAAATGAGCTGTTCCAGATAGCGCCACTAATGGGTTTTGGTAGTTGCAAGGACACAATCGCCAATTGCTTCCGTGCAGGTAAGTGGCTAACGATAATTTAGAGACACTGGTTTTACTTATTTTGCGCCTTGCACTAGGATTTCCCGAAATATTTGTTGCGCTAATAATGCGAGATGTTCTATCTGGGCTCGAGTATCTACATCGGCGCGGTTACATCCACCGCTCCATTCGTGCCAGTCACATATTGCTCACCCAAACAAAAGCTGTGCTAGCTGGTTTCCGTGAATGTACGAGCATTGTGGCGCATGGAGAACGTATCAACGCATTACATCAGCTAGCTCCCTGCAGCGCACGTAGTCTTAACTGGTTAGCACCGGAAGT is a genomic window of Anastrepha ludens isolate Willacy chromosome 6, idAnaLude1.1, whole genome shotgun sequence containing:
- the LOC128868186 gene encoding N6-adenosine-methyltransferase MT-A70-like protein, giving the protein MADAWDEIKAVKTKRNTLREKLEKRKKERAGLLSSSPNSVVDTAKDSSNPPIELEADAEAEKAVLQALSSTTLVLPIISTQLIEKVAIFLDKTPAQQVINYTLNKLAEQGAINIKSVTIGKDVGCEVISVENNIVLDLYKELVNDGYVGMKEELKRKFDTNDDENEDCNLNKVLKTEVNVGPIARKDTAGSVADASDDIMSLLSMPSTREKQSKQVGEEILELLTKPTAKERSVAEKFKSHGGAQVMEFCPHGTKVECLKAQQATAEMAAKKKRDRKLENAVARKTSRDTDESNAVNNIEETAIQADANSTSDSNGKSSPKEAEVDSKAIDSGTEDGEIVSENIREGEADSQQSSEESIETLDTCTKLHFKKIIQSHTDESLGDCSFLNTCFHMATCKYVHYEVDTIPNINTNKPVDVKTKLCIKRSIDPSVTLYPPQWIQCDLRYLDMTVLGKFAVVMADPPWDIHMELPYGTMSDDEMRQLGVPALQDDGLIFLWVTGRAMELGRECLKLWGYERVDELIWVKTNQLQRIIRTGRTGHWLNHGKEHCLVGMKGNPKNLNRGLDCDVIVAEVRATSHKPDEIYGIIERLSPGTRKIELFGRPHNVQPNWITLGNQLDGIRLVDPELITQFQKRYPDGNCMSPAAAAGATGPATTNPASAAKN
- the LOC128868189 gene encoding putative serine/threonine-protein kinase STE20-like, yielding MFGFNPKDYDLKVELSRCFNGIGTVYLAQYLPNGQHIAVKKYRMDKATKEESLLVRDELLIMRQFNHPNIHTFYTSFVYGNELFQIAPLMGFGSCKDTIANCFRAGFPEIFVALIMRDVLSGLEYLHRRGYIHRSIRASHILLTQTKAVLAGFRECTSIVAHGERINALHQLAPCSARSLNWLAPEVLEQNIIGYTEKADIYSIGITCCELANGVEPFADAQPTFMFTEKVRGNVPTLLDRSTCPASEEMIEIVASTASDSIRQAQQIYCQRVFSDEFHQMTEICMEKRPSSRWTALQLLNHSFFKQCRHTSIFDQLQRFGLETKDYSQLRDESLGLCTDLSEMNVNSNDWDWDF